In Streptomyces hawaiiensis, one genomic interval encodes:
- a CDS encoding ABC transporter substrate-binding protein, which yields MAVSRRRFLALGAGSAAGGFGPAGCGSQRSLGDPDEITLWTWDRSVSDELVARAETKGIPGAQGFRLSRTNIGGHFNTKVRTALAGKSLVPDIIGINSDVATYFPNQDVFVDLNAFGAAELKSRYLDWKWSECITPEGRMIAFPMDTGPTGLFYRADLLQEAGITTDPKELAARAPDWDGFIALGKELRRSQERAVICPNIRHVWSIRLGQLGSKFMTEDGRYIGDRDELRETFELAYRIGREGLSAGAPEGSPDLYGVITSGRQPVGIGAVWWGLAFPESAAPKTGGKWRVADPPGGSGNVGGSFLAITKYSKNPEAAYKFITWLQSPENQVKAFTEMSLFPSSPHSFTRPEMRESRPFYGGQRTIEVFGPSARQVRTVYKSPYDRVMDPVFAAELANVESGKNVDTAWRDAQNTIERELTREGAI from the coding sequence ATGGCAGTGTCACGAAGACGGTTCCTGGCGCTGGGCGCCGGATCGGCCGCCGGAGGGTTCGGGCCGGCCGGCTGCGGGTCGCAGCGCTCGCTCGGCGACCCGGATGAGATCACTCTGTGGACCTGGGACCGGTCGGTGAGCGACGAGCTGGTCGCCCGGGCGGAGACGAAAGGCATTCCCGGGGCCCAGGGCTTCAGACTCAGCCGCACCAACATCGGCGGCCATTTCAACACCAAGGTGCGTACCGCGCTCGCCGGCAAGTCCCTGGTGCCGGACATCATCGGCATCAACTCCGACGTGGCCACCTACTTCCCCAACCAGGACGTGTTCGTCGACCTCAACGCCTTCGGCGCGGCCGAGCTGAAGAGCCGGTACCTGGACTGGAAGTGGAGCGAGTGCATCACGCCCGAGGGCCGGATGATCGCGTTCCCCATGGATACCGGCCCCACCGGGCTGTTCTACCGCGCCGACCTGCTTCAGGAAGCCGGGATCACCACCGACCCGAAGGAGCTCGCCGCCCGGGCCCCGGACTGGGACGGCTTCATCGCCCTGGGCAAGGAATTGCGGAGGTCCCAGGAGCGCGCGGTGATCTGCCCCAACATCCGCCACGTCTGGAGCATCCGGCTGGGCCAGCTGGGCAGCAAGTTCATGACCGAGGACGGCCGGTACATCGGTGACAGAGACGAACTGCGCGAGACATTCGAACTGGCCTACCGGATCGGCAGGGAGGGCCTGTCGGCCGGCGCCCCGGAGGGCTCCCCCGACTTGTACGGAGTGATCACCAGTGGCCGCCAGCCGGTCGGTATCGGCGCGGTGTGGTGGGGCCTCGCCTTCCCGGAGTCGGCCGCGCCGAAGACCGGGGGCAAGTGGCGGGTGGCCGACCCGCCCGGCGGCTCCGGCAACGTCGGCGGGTCCTTCCTGGCGATCACCAAGTACTCCAAGAATCCCGAGGCGGCCTACAAGTTCATCACCTGGCTGCAGTCTCCTGAGAACCAGGTCAAGGCGTTCACGGAGATGTCGCTGTTCCCGTCCTCCCCGCACTCCTTCACGAGGCCGGAGATGCGTGAGTCCCGGCCCTTCTACGGCGGACAGCGCACCATCGAGGTGTTCGGACCGTCGGCGCGGCAGGTCAGGACCGTCTACAAGAGCCCGTACGACCGAGTGATGGACCCCGTCTTCGCCGCCGAGCTCGCCAACGTGGAGTCCGGCAAGAACGTCGACACGGCATGGAGGGACGCCCAGAACACCATCGAGCGTGAACTCACCCGCGAGGGGGCGATCTGA
- a CDS encoding carbohydrate ABC transporter permease has protein sequence MRAETAARSRTIVGHAVLLLGALITIFPFYWMFVMASNTTGDIFAYPPKLIPGSHLWENMNKVFDGIDFWGSMGITVVAATSVTFLVLLFDSLAAFAFAKYDFPGRRVLFWIVLATFMIPLQLALVPQFVTLAWLGWVGSLKALIIPGAANAFGIFWMRQYAQGAIADELIQASRVDGAGFFRQWWTVGLPVLRPGLAFLGIFTFFHIWNDYLWPLIVMTDPGKVTLQVAVQQLNGVYTTDQSMVIAGALMSVIPLIGVFLIGSRHFIANLAAGAMKF, from the coding sequence GTGCGCGCTGAGACCGCCGCCCGGTCGCGGACCATCGTGGGCCACGCCGTACTCCTGCTGGGCGCGCTGATCACGATCTTCCCGTTCTACTGGATGTTCGTGATGGCCTCGAACACCACCGGGGACATCTTCGCCTACCCGCCCAAGCTGATCCCGGGCTCCCACCTGTGGGAGAACATGAACAAGGTGTTCGACGGCATCGACTTCTGGGGGTCGATGGGCATCACCGTCGTGGCCGCCACATCCGTGACGTTCCTGGTGTTGCTCTTCGACTCGCTGGCCGCCTTCGCCTTCGCCAAATACGACTTCCCCGGGCGCAGAGTGCTGTTCTGGATCGTGCTGGCCACCTTCATGATTCCGCTGCAGCTGGCGCTGGTGCCGCAGTTCGTCACCCTGGCCTGGCTCGGCTGGGTCGGCTCGCTCAAAGCGCTGATCATTCCCGGTGCGGCCAACGCTTTCGGGATCTTCTGGATGCGCCAGTACGCGCAGGGGGCGATCGCCGACGAGCTGATCCAGGCCTCGAGGGTCGACGGGGCCGGGTTCTTCCGCCAGTGGTGGACGGTGGGACTGCCGGTGCTCCGCCCGGGGCTGGCGTTCCTGGGGATCTTCACCTTCTTCCACATCTGGAACGACTACCTGTGGCCACTGATCGTGATGACCGACCCGGGCAAGGTGACACTGCAGGTGGCCGTGCAGCAGCTGAACGGCGTCTACACCACCGACCAGTCGATGGTCATCGCCGGAGCACTCATGTCAGTGATCCCGCTGATCGGGGTCTTCCTGATCGGCTCGCGCCACTTCATCGCCAACCTGGCCGCCGGCGCCATGAAGTTCTGA
- a CDS encoding rhamnogalacturonan acetylesterase, which yields MTSSLEGHGVRLGAVGLLTLATLVGTGAAHADAATRALPAGCSGTAPIKCHYAVSPGNYDVTVSIGGAGAAETDMWVEARRLTLPATKTAAGAAATYSFTVNVRQPEGQPTGQGGTGNPGLDIRFSGTNPQVSAVSVKPATQPLVAYLAGDSTVCDQPVAPYTGWGQMITPAVGPGASVANYADSGESSGSFLRNSALFPALLPKVKANDAVFIQFGHNDKQTSASAFRSNLTSMITQVRAKGGVPVLVTPPVRRQFNGSRLTPTALHVNGLGVNLPAEMRSVGTAQNVPVIDLTTKSKTLVESLGPSASAQLFLRSSVDGVTDNTHFSQYGASQMGGLVLQSIREQRLPLTAYLR from the coding sequence ATGACATCGAGTCTCGAAGGGCACGGGGTCAGACTGGGAGCAGTGGGTCTGCTGACCCTCGCGACGCTGGTCGGCACCGGTGCGGCGCATGCCGATGCCGCCACGCGGGCGCTGCCGGCCGGTTGTTCCGGCACCGCGCCGATCAAGTGTCACTACGCGGTCTCACCCGGCAACTACGACGTGACGGTCTCCATCGGCGGTGCCGGTGCCGCCGAGACCGACATGTGGGTGGAGGCCCGGCGCCTGACGCTTCCGGCGACGAAGACGGCGGCCGGTGCCGCCGCCACGTACTCGTTCACGGTCAACGTGCGGCAGCCGGAGGGGCAGCCGACCGGCCAGGGCGGCACCGGAAACCCCGGTCTGGACATCCGGTTCTCGGGGACCAACCCGCAGGTGTCGGCCGTCTCGGTGAAACCGGCGACCCAGCCGCTGGTCGCCTACCTGGCCGGCGACTCGACCGTGTGCGACCAGCCCGTGGCCCCGTACACGGGATGGGGCCAGATGATCACGCCGGCGGTGGGTCCCGGAGCGTCCGTCGCCAACTACGCCGACTCGGGGGAGAGTTCGGGCAGCTTCCTGAGGAACTCGGCGCTCTTCCCGGCCCTGCTGCCGAAGGTCAAGGCAAACGACGCGGTCTTCATCCAGTTCGGCCACAACGACAAGCAAACCAGCGCGTCAGCCTTCCGGAGCAACCTCACCTCCATGATCACGCAGGTCCGTGCGAAGGGCGGCGTTCCCGTTCTGGTGACCCCGCCGGTCCGCCGCCAGTTCAACGGCAGCCGGCTCACGCCCACAGCACTGCACGTCAACGGCCTCGGAGTGAACCTGCCCGCCGAGATGCGCTCGGTCGGCACGGCGCAGAACGTGCCAGTGATCGATCTGACCACCAAGAGCAAGACGCTGGTCGAGTCCCTCGGCCCGTCCGCCTCCGCACAGCTCTTCCTGCGCTCATCCGTCGACGGTGTCACGGACAACACCCACTTCTCGCAGTACGGCGCGAGCCAGATGGGCGGGCTGGTGCTCCAGAGCATCCGCGAGCAGCGCCTGCCCCTGACCGCGTACCTGCGCTGA
- a CDS encoding glycosyl hydrolase 53 family protein: protein MSRTRLPRAIAVATTLVTVVSANLLMVPESAHATFGTADIKPIESNIAAKPWASATAASGSSSARLAIDGDPTTSWQPGSAGARQWLTVDLGGTYDNLRKVKVLFPDRGVAHRYVVEASSDGRRWKAIADRSHNRAVSRGEVHLFTRPGTRFVRLTFTGGPGRARAGVSELQVFNYLRDDLTLGADLSWMDDVQDQQHWVDPLAEDRGAGPHLLDVAKDRGIEYSRLRIFNEPRSESTGQPTPIPRQGPERSLASAKWIEQRGMGLGIDFHYADSWADPSKQPKPRAWAELEFADLSNAVYDFTADYLKRLIRQGTTPEKVAVGNEIINGFMYGSEAAHIGTTSPPYFVDQADIYQSKPGGGLLWKYWRSADPVERQLYDQSWDRFTTLAAAGIKAVRDASPTSKVEIHVIVDKDKLAKTMEFWHQFLTRVKAKGQKPDVLAISYYPEWHGTPEALDLNLNTMATTYPGYEIDIAETAYPASGGDGSPLPNSPYPRTIQGQADAIRRVFQAANDVVDNRGSGALVWEPAGYQPMFRAVPGLANTWEPHASINVFNASRAKHILQDTIYTSTMVRAAPKLPSSIRMLTTANNKITAVPVRWQPLPPGATDRPGEVTVTGTTGTGPVTAVIDVMPSHGEHDMTTS from the coding sequence ATGAGCAGAACGCGTCTGCCCCGCGCCATCGCGGTCGCGACGACGTTGGTCACCGTGGTGTCCGCGAACCTACTCATGGTGCCCGAGTCGGCCCACGCGACCTTCGGAACCGCGGACATCAAGCCGATCGAGAGCAATATCGCTGCCAAGCCCTGGGCTTCGGCGACGGCCGCCTCCGGCTCGTCCAGCGCCCGTCTGGCCATCGACGGCGACCCGACGACGTCCTGGCAACCCGGTAGTGCCGGCGCCCGGCAGTGGCTCACCGTCGACCTCGGTGGAACCTACGACAACCTGCGTAAGGTCAAGGTGCTTTTCCCGGACCGTGGCGTGGCCCACCGGTACGTCGTCGAGGCTTCATCCGACGGTCGCCGGTGGAAGGCCATCGCCGACAGGTCCCACAACCGAGCCGTGTCGCGAGGGGAAGTGCACCTGTTCACCCGGCCGGGAACGCGCTTCGTCCGGCTGACGTTCACAGGTGGGCCGGGCCGGGCCCGGGCAGGTGTCAGCGAGCTCCAGGTCTTCAACTACCTGCGCGACGACCTCACCCTCGGCGCCGATCTGTCCTGGATGGACGACGTCCAGGACCAGCAGCACTGGGTCGACCCCCTGGCCGAAGACCGCGGCGCCGGGCCACACCTGCTCGACGTGGCCAAGGACCGTGGCATCGAGTACAGCCGGCTGCGGATATTCAACGAGCCGCGCAGCGAGAGCACCGGTCAACCGACGCCGATACCGCGCCAGGGTCCGGAGCGCTCACTGGCCTCAGCCAAGTGGATCGAGCAGCGGGGCATGGGCCTGGGGATCGACTTCCACTACGCGGACTCCTGGGCGGACCCGAGCAAGCAACCCAAACCACGCGCCTGGGCCGAGCTGGAGTTCGCGGACCTGTCCAATGCCGTGTACGACTTCACCGCCGACTATCTGAAGCGGCTGATCCGGCAGGGCACCACGCCGGAGAAGGTGGCCGTCGGCAACGAGATCATCAATGGCTTCATGTACGGCAGCGAAGCGGCCCACATCGGCACGACGAGTCCGCCGTATTTCGTCGACCAGGCCGATATCTACCAGTCCAAGCCCGGCGGTGGACTGCTGTGGAAGTACTGGCGGTCGGCCGACCCGGTGGAGCGGCAGCTCTACGACCAGTCGTGGGACCGGTTCACCACCCTGGCCGCGGCCGGGATCAAGGCCGTCCGAGACGCGTCACCGACATCCAAGGTCGAGATACACGTGATCGTCGACAAGGACAAGCTCGCCAAAACCATGGAGTTCTGGCACCAGTTCCTCACCCGGGTGAAGGCGAAGGGCCAGAAGCCCGATGTGCTGGCCATCTCGTACTACCCGGAGTGGCACGGTACGCCCGAGGCGCTGGATCTCAACCTGAACACCATGGCCACCACCTATCCCGGCTACGAGATCGACATCGCCGAAACCGCCTACCCCGCGTCGGGCGGCGACGGCTCGCCGTTGCCCAACTCGCCGTACCCGCGAACCATTCAGGGGCAGGCGGACGCGATCCGCAGGGTGTTCCAGGCCGCCAACGACGTGGTCGACAACCGAGGTTCAGGGGCACTGGTGTGGGAACCGGCCGGCTACCAGCCGATGTTCCGGGCCGTGCCCGGACTGGCGAACACGTGGGAGCCGCACGCGTCCATCAACGTCTTCAACGCCAGCCGCGCCAAGCACATCCTCCAGGACACCATCTACACCAGCACGATGGTGAGGGCCGCCCCAAAGCTGCCCTCCTCCATCCGCATGCTCACCACCGCCAACAACAAGATCACCGCTGTCCCCGTCCGCTGGCAGCCATTGCCACCTGGCGCGACGGACAGGCCGGGTGAGGTGACAGTCACCGGGACGACCGGCACAGGACCGGTCACGGCGGTCATCGACGTCATGCCCAGCCACGGCGAACACGACATGACCACCTCATAG
- a CDS encoding right-handed parallel beta-helix repeat-containing protein → MRTAKFGTPALLLSVVTASSVAMAPGSAAASDAAAGNTYYVAPNGNDGAAGTQAAPWASIARAQAVAKAGDTVYFRGGTYAYTRANSACSSQTAKVDAITLNKSGSSGNPIRYWAHPGEKPVFDFSRMTDNCRIKGFSVTGSWIHLKGLEVKGVPQNNNRNAESWGIWVSGSNDVFEQINTHHHMGTGLFISGGSGNLVLNSDAHDNYDLRSNDGPGENADGFGAHYTPAGRPANVFRGCRAWWNADDGFDLISTYSPVIIENSWAWRNGYVPGTTTPSGNGAGFKSGGYGGDYEANAPKHTVRYSVAFLNKAAGFYANHHPVANDFFNNTGYGNHPNFSMRGINSSGAAVGRGNLRNNIAYTGTATSYMSGTNAAYNTWNLGVPLSDSQFRSVSTSGWDAPRQADGSLPVLPHLRLAASSALIDKGTTVGLPFNGSAPDLGAFENDGR, encoded by the coding sequence GTGAGAACCGCGAAGTTCGGCACCCCTGCCCTCCTGCTCTCGGTGGTCACGGCGAGTTCCGTCGCCATGGCCCCAGGCTCGGCGGCCGCGAGCGATGCGGCGGCCGGAAACACCTACTACGTCGCCCCGAACGGGAACGACGGTGCGGCAGGCACGCAGGCCGCCCCGTGGGCATCGATCGCCCGTGCACAGGCCGTCGCCAAGGCGGGCGACACGGTCTACTTCCGGGGCGGCACCTACGCCTACACCCGCGCGAACAGCGCCTGTTCGAGCCAGACCGCCAAGGTCGACGCGATCACCCTCAACAAGAGCGGCAGCTCGGGCAACCCGATCCGGTACTGGGCCCATCCGGGCGAGAAACCGGTCTTCGACTTCTCGCGGATGACGGACAACTGCCGCATCAAGGGCTTCAGCGTCACCGGCAGCTGGATCCACCTCAAAGGACTGGAAGTCAAGGGGGTTCCCCAGAACAACAACCGCAACGCCGAGTCCTGGGGGATCTGGGTTTCCGGCAGCAACGACGTCTTCGAGCAGATCAACACCCACCACCACATGGGTACCGGCCTGTTCATCAGCGGCGGGAGCGGCAACCTCGTCCTCAACTCGGACGCGCATGACAACTATGACCTGCGCAGCAACGACGGGCCCGGCGAGAACGCCGACGGGTTCGGTGCGCACTACACGCCGGCCGGCCGCCCCGCGAACGTGTTCCGGGGTTGCCGCGCATGGTGGAACGCCGATGACGGGTTCGACCTCATCTCCACCTACTCGCCCGTGATCATCGAGAACTCGTGGGCCTGGCGCAACGGGTACGTGCCGGGGACGACGACGCCCTCCGGCAACGGAGCCGGCTTCAAGTCCGGCGGCTACGGGGGCGACTACGAGGCCAACGCGCCGAAGCACACCGTCCGCTACTCGGTGGCGTTCCTCAACAAAGCGGCCGGCTTCTACGCCAACCACCACCCGGTGGCCAACGACTTCTTCAACAACACCGGCTACGGAAACCACCCCAACTTCAGCATGCGGGGAATCAACTCGAGCGGTGCCGCCGTCGGCCGGGGCAACCTGCGCAACAACATCGCCTACACCGGAACGGCGACGTCGTACATGAGCGGCACGAACGCCGCGTACAACACCTGGAACCTCGGCGTCCCCCTGTCGGACTCCCAGTTCCGGAGTGTGTCGACGTCCGGCTGGGACGCGCCCCGCCAGGCCGACGGGAGTCTGCCCGTGCTGCCCCACCTCCGTCTCGCGGCGAGCAGTGCCCTGATCGACAAGGGCACCACCGTGGGACTGCCCTTCAACGGAAGTGCGCCGGATCTCGGCGCCTTTGAGAATGACGGAAGGTGA
- a CDS encoding carbohydrate ABC transporter permease, producing MGLADALRGRTAKPPPDGSRPLPGWRRYWPMYTAVSPFFLLFAVFGVFPVGFSIYLSFMSWDGIGEARPIGWENYAYLVTDSDFWQSIGNTLIIWFLSTVPMVFLALVIAYALHTTVRFKAFYRVAYFVPNVTSIVAMTLVLGSVFSDSSGLLNSALRAINSGEVGWLSDPWAMKISVAAITIWRWVGYNAIICLAGLQAISSDVFEAAKVDGADNRQTFFRITIPMLRPVILFVAVTSTIGGLQLFTEPQVLFPVDDNGNVGGPGGEATTIVLYLYQQAFIFNRFGYGAAVGWALFLLIAVFSVINWRLIGGRDEDAIGTGKRKGKSRAR from the coding sequence ATGGGCCTCGCCGATGCGCTGCGCGGGAGGACCGCCAAGCCGCCACCGGACGGGTCCAGGCCGCTGCCCGGCTGGCGCCGCTACTGGCCGATGTACACGGCGGTCTCCCCGTTCTTCCTCCTCTTCGCCGTCTTCGGCGTCTTCCCGGTCGGCTTCTCCATCTACCTGTCATTCATGTCGTGGGACGGCATCGGAGAGGCGCGGCCGATCGGCTGGGAGAACTACGCGTACCTGGTGACCGACTCCGACTTCTGGCAGTCGATCGGCAACACCCTGATCATCTGGTTCCTGTCCACCGTCCCGATGGTCTTCCTGGCGCTGGTCATCGCCTACGCCCTGCACACCACGGTGCGGTTCAAGGCGTTCTACCGGGTGGCCTACTTCGTCCCGAACGTCACCTCGATCGTGGCGATGACCCTGGTGCTCGGCTCCGTCTTCAGCGACAGCTCCGGGCTGCTCAACAGCGCGCTGCGGGCGATCAACTCCGGCGAGGTCGGCTGGCTGTCCGACCCGTGGGCGATGAAGATCTCCGTGGCGGCGATCACCATCTGGCGATGGGTCGGCTACAACGCCATCATCTGCCTGGCCGGCCTGCAGGCCATCTCCAGCGACGTGTTCGAGGCCGCCAAGGTCGACGGCGCCGACAACCGCCAGACCTTCTTCCGGATCACCATCCCGATGCTCCGCCCGGTGATCCTGTTCGTCGCCGTCACCTCCACCATCGGCGGGCTGCAACTGTTCACCGAGCCGCAGGTGCTGTTCCCGGTGGACGACAACGGGAACGTCGGCGGGCCCGGCGGCGAGGCCACCACCATCGTGCTCTACCTCTACCAGCAGGCGTTCATCTTCAACCGGTTCGGCTACGGCGCGGCCGTCGGCTGGGCGCTGTTCCTCCTCATCGCGGTGTTCTCCGTCATCAACTGGCGGCTGATCGGCGGCCGGGACGAGGACGCGATCGGCACCGGCAAGCGGAAGGGGAAGTCCCGTGCGCGCTGA
- a CDS encoding SGNH/GDSL hydrolase family protein, whose amino-acid sequence MRNLRILITTALVIALSSLGVSAASAADRVATDCTSASRAQAPAARAVAAPVTVWLAGDSTMANPSSGRCPVGWGSQFDALFNSEVTVKNQAVGGRSIQTWLYEGNVSGTKGSDGECRLTSTTYSSRWQAMLNSTTGMKAGDYLFIQFGINDSSSTCPRHVGPARYQQLMTQMAQAALARGAHPVLLTPVAAITCSGGTATKNRGFVTQTLAAGAVTRAPVIDLQTLSVSLYNSLHFCPNNGDYGGSGPLGTFFCNDHTHFDTYGAQRVAGLVAGDVRRQNLPLAAYLT is encoded by the coding sequence TTGAGGAACTTACGGATTCTCATCACGACCGCGCTCGTGATCGCCTTGTCGAGCCTCGGTGTCAGCGCCGCATCCGCGGCGGACCGCGTCGCCACGGACTGCACCAGTGCCTCCCGCGCCCAGGCCCCGGCCGCACGGGCGGTCGCCGCGCCGGTCACCGTGTGGCTGGCCGGCGACTCCACCATGGCCAACCCGAGTTCCGGCCGGTGCCCGGTCGGCTGGGGCAGCCAGTTCGACGCCCTGTTCAACAGCGAAGTGACCGTCAAGAACCAGGCCGTCGGAGGCCGCAGCATCCAGACGTGGCTGTACGAGGGGAACGTGAGCGGCACCAAGGGCTCGGACGGTGAGTGCCGCCTCACATCCACCACGTACTCGTCCCGCTGGCAGGCGATGCTGAACTCGACCACCGGAATGAAGGCCGGTGACTACCTGTTCATCCAGTTCGGCATCAATGACTCCTCCTCGACCTGCCCCCGGCACGTCGGCCCGGCCCGGTACCAACAGCTGATGACCCAGATGGCGCAGGCCGCCCTGGCCCGGGGCGCGCACCCGGTGCTGCTCACCCCGGTGGCCGCCATCACCTGCTCCGGCGGCACAGCGACCAAGAACCGCGGCTTTGTCACCCAGACCCTCGCCGCCGGCGCCGTCACCAGGGCGCCCGTCATCGACCTGCAGACGCTCAGTGTCTCGCTCTACAACAGTCTGCACTTCTGCCCGAACAACGGCGACTACGGAGGCAGCGGCCCCCTGGGCACCTTCTTCTGCAACGACCACACCCACTTCGACACCTACGGCGCCCAGCGGGTCGCAGGGCTCGTCGCCGGTGACGTGCGCCGCCAGAACCTCCCGCTCGCCGCGTATCTCACGTAG
- a CDS encoding family 43 glycosylhydrolase — MTEGDLLKQRSRVVSKYWKLAAATLLSVALAAPLSASTAAAETPATQTQATELQDQGAAAGPVDRGLEYLVSDYQTRTPTKYTADSWKPFAKALTAAAEVADDSSATTSDVADAKTALMTAAGDLKAADEGTFQTITNNTFWNDTSGNPIYSQGGGVFKFGDTYYWYGVHYTGAELYRANPTKKYDGNVSFVSVPVYSSKDLVNWKFENNVATRSTKINNGATLGQAGWVGRLGVSYNENTGKYVLATQAYVGGGHGVLLLQGDSPTDTFDYGYFQTQITNSPTTGTGDQTVFTDDNGKDYLIFSNREGRSRGFVAKFRESDSLRIEPGVQIRSGAGREGNAMFKLDGRYYHAASDLHGWNTSVNYVNESTSSNVQGSYSSEYVLAGTEMDYSHVTQTGFFVTVKGTKQNTVLYAGDRWADFAWNGIGYNQWVPITKTGARPQFHSVSQWQFNATTGEWRVGPANNYILNPDIQADRVIVSSVRGWRNLGGSVTNVNGGVNGSRFALQVSNSGGVEQRIELVPAGTYTLSLHARGSAGQVVITGANGSQRTLGVPSSSGWAKRELTGIELPGGAATVTVRASGSGGVTVDQLSLVKTSADTPAPPGRYEAETAPAQCRGTIDSNQAGYSGSGFCNGDSAVGAFAEFTVNSATASTATLGIRFANGATTGARPANLVVNGATAGALSFESTGAWTTWTTKTVTVPLNAGSNTIRLDPTTSTGLPNVDYLDVG; from the coding sequence ATGACGGAAGGTGACCTCTTGAAACAAAGATCGCGTGTCGTCTCGAAGTACTGGAAGTTGGCCGCCGCCACCCTGTTGTCCGTGGCGTTGGCGGCACCGCTCTCGGCGAGCACCGCCGCGGCGGAGACACCTGCAACGCAGACACAGGCAACGGAGCTCCAGGACCAGGGGGCCGCTGCTGGACCGGTGGACCGCGGCCTCGAATACCTGGTGTCCGACTACCAGACGCGCACTCCGACCAAGTACACGGCTGACTCCTGGAAGCCCTTCGCCAAGGCGCTGACCGCCGCGGCCGAGGTCGCCGACGACTCCTCGGCCACCACGTCGGACGTCGCCGACGCGAAGACGGCGCTGATGACCGCCGCCGGCGATCTGAAGGCCGCCGACGAGGGCACGTTCCAGACCATCACGAACAACACCTTCTGGAACGACACCAGCGGCAACCCCATCTATTCGCAGGGCGGTGGGGTCTTCAAGTTCGGCGACACCTACTACTGGTACGGCGTGCACTACACCGGCGCCGAGCTCTACCGGGCCAATCCGACGAAGAAGTACGACGGCAACGTCAGCTTCGTCTCGGTCCCCGTGTACTCGTCCAAGGACCTGGTGAACTGGAAGTTCGAGAACAACGTCGCGACGCGCTCGACCAAGATCAACAACGGGGCCACCCTCGGTCAGGCGGGATGGGTCGGGCGGCTCGGGGTCTCGTACAACGAGAACACCGGCAAGTACGTGCTCGCCACCCAGGCCTACGTCGGAGGCGGGCACGGTGTCCTGCTGCTGCAGGGCGACTCACCCACCGACACCTTCGACTACGGCTACTTCCAGACCCAGATCACCAACTCGCCGACGACCGGCACCGGAGACCAGACCGTCTTCACCGACGACAACGGCAAGGACTACCTGATCTTCTCCAACCGCGAAGGACGGTCGCGCGGCTTCGTGGCCAAGTTCCGGGAGTCCGACTCGCTGCGGATCGAGCCAGGCGTGCAGATCCGCAGCGGCGCCGGTCGCGAGGGCAACGCCATGTTCAAGCTCGACGGCAGGTACTACCACGCGGCGTCGGACCTGCACGGCTGGAACACCTCTGTCAACTACGTCAACGAGTCGACCAGCAGCAACGTCCAGGGCTCCTACAGCAGCGAGTACGTCCTTGCCGGCACCGAGATGGACTACAGCCACGTGACCCAGACCGGGTTCTTCGTGACGGTCAAGGGCACCAAGCAGAACACGGTGCTCTACGCCGGCGACCGCTGGGCCGACTTCGCCTGGAACGGCATCGGGTACAACCAGTGGGTGCCGATCACCAAGACCGGCGCGAGGCCTCAGTTCCACTCGGTGAGCCAGTGGCAGTTCAACGCCACGACCGGGGAGTGGCGCGTCGGGCCGGCGAACAACTACATCCTCAACCCCGACATCCAGGCCGACCGCGTCATCGTCTCCAGCGTGCGGGGATGGCGGAACCTCGGCGGTTCGGTGACCAACGTCAACGGTGGTGTGAACGGGTCTCGCTTCGCCCTCCAGGTGAGCAACAGCGGCGGCGTCGAGCAGCGGATCGAGTTGGTGCCCGCAGGCACCTACACCCTGTCCCTGCACGCTCGGGGTAGCGCCGGACAGGTCGTGATCACCGGCGCCAACGGCAGCCAGCGCACCCTCGGCGTCCCGTCGTCGAGCGGCTGGGCCAAGCGCGAGCTCACCGGCATCGAGCTGCCCGGCGGGGCCGCCACCGTCACCGTGCGGGCGTCGGGTTCGGGCGGCGTCACCGTCGACCAGCTCTCACTCGTCAAGACCTCTGCCGACACACCAGCGCCTCCGGGGCGTTACGAGGCAGAGACCGCTCCGGCACAGTGCCGGGGCACGATCGACTCGAATCAAGCCGGCTATTCCGGCAGCGGGTTCTGCAACGGCGACAGCGCTGTGGGGGCCTTCGCGGAGTTCACCGTGAACTCCGCGACCGCCAGTACGGCGACGTTGGGGATCCGGTTCGCCAATGGCGCCACCACCGGTGCGAGGCCCGCGAACCTCGTCGTCAACGGAGCCACGGCAGGGGCGCTTTCGTTCGAGTCCACCGGCGCGTGGACGACGTGGACGACCAAGACCGTGACGGTCCCGCTGAACGCCGGCAGCAACACCATCCGGCTGGATCCGACCACGTCAACCGGACTGCCCAACGTCGACTACCTCGATGTCGGCTGA